The Arachis hypogaea cultivar Tifrunner chromosome 16, arahy.Tifrunner.gnm2.J5K5, whole genome shotgun sequence genome contains a region encoding:
- the LOC140180334 gene encoding secreted RxLR effector protein 78-like — protein sequence MAIKIDFEKAYDRLNWHFLEKCCLEYGMSEKTISIIMQCVSSVSFKILWNNEKLDMFKPNRGLRQGDPLSPYLFVIAMDKLSQLIEKTVIKEKWIPMKAGQRGPQISHVLFVDDLLLFAEATENQMKVALETLDKFGAASGFKINAEKDIHSII from the coding sequence ATGGctattaaaattgattttgaaaaagcttatgatcgtTTAAACTGGCATTTCTTGGAAAAATGCTGCTTGGAGTATGGAATGTCGGAAAAAACTATTTCCATCATCATGCAGTGTGTGTCATCAGTTTCCTTCAAGATCTTATGGAACAACGAAAAACTTGATATGTTCAAGCCAAATAGAGGACTAAGGCAAGGGGATCCTCTGTCCCCTTACCTTTTCGTCATCGCCATGGACAAGCTCTCGCAACTCATAGAAAAGACCGTTATAAAGGAAAAGTGGATACCAATGAAAGCGGGACAAAGAGGACCTCAAATATCACATGTTCTCTTTGTTGATGATCTCTTGCTATTTGCGGAAGCAACGGAAAATCAAATGAAAGTTGCGCTTGAAACTCTAGACAAATTTGGAGCTGCATCGGGGTTCAAAATCAATGCAGAAAAAGACATCCATTCTATTATCTAA